Proteins encoded by one window of Enterococcus faecalis:
- the scpB gene encoding SMC-Scp complex subunit ScpB, whose protein sequence is MTLVSQIEAILFVVGEEGIGLEELAYLLEKSTAKTYEELTKLKEHYASDNKSALNILEVGNHFVLTTKKKYASLLKKYAQSPMSNALSQAALETLSIIAYKQPISRIEIDEIRGVQTSGSIQKLVARQLIEEKGRVDGPGRAILYGTTKYFMDYFGLKSLDELPDIQQMEDELEEELPMDLFFDRYQETNPMSETTEGEEA, encoded by the coding sequence GTGACATTAGTTAGTCAAATTGAAGCAATTTTATTTGTGGTTGGCGAAGAAGGAATTGGCTTGGAAGAGCTGGCGTACTTATTAGAGAAGTCAACAGCAAAAACCTATGAAGAATTAACGAAATTGAAAGAACATTATGCTTCTGACAATAAATCGGCGTTGAATATTTTAGAAGTCGGCAATCATTTTGTCTTAACAACGAAGAAAAAATATGCCTCATTACTAAAAAAATATGCGCAATCGCCTATGTCGAACGCCTTATCACAAGCGGCGCTAGAAACATTATCCATTATTGCTTATAAGCAACCAATTTCGCGTATTGAAATTGATGAAATTCGTGGCGTACAGACTTCTGGCTCTATCCAAAAGTTAGTTGCCCGTCAGTTGATAGAAGAAAAAGGCCGCGTAGATGGTCCTGGCAGAGCAATTTTATATGGCACAACGAAGTATTTTATGGATTACTTTGGGTTGAAAAGTTTAGATGAATTACCAGATATCCAACAAATGGAAGATGAATTAGAAGAAGAACTACCAATGGATCTATTTTTTGATCGTTATCAAGAAACGAACCCAATGTCTGAAACAACAGAAGGCGAGGAAGCTTAA
- a CDS encoding pseudouridine synthase, with product MERLQKAIAHAGVTSRRKAEELIVKGRVKVNGQVVKELGTQVSKQDTVEVDGVPIYQEEYGYYLFYKPRGVISAVSDDKGRKVVTDYFTDVTERIYPVGRLDYDTSGLLLLTNDGSFSQKLTHPKHEVDKVYVAKIKGVPTKRDLLPLAKGIRIDGKRTAPANFQILSADIKTGSSVVELTIHEGRNHQVKKMFQAVGFPVQKLKRERYGELTLQGLRPGQYRDLTKKEISQLLNQAK from the coding sequence ATGGAAAGATTACAAAAAGCAATTGCTCATGCTGGGGTGACTTCGCGTCGCAAAGCAGAGGAATTAATTGTCAAAGGTCGCGTAAAAGTCAACGGCCAAGTGGTCAAAGAATTAGGAACACAAGTAAGTAAACAAGATACCGTTGAAGTTGATGGTGTACCAATTTATCAAGAAGAATATGGTTATTATTTATTCTATAAACCAAGAGGGGTTATTTCTGCGGTGTCTGACGATAAAGGCCGTAAAGTAGTAACGGATTATTTTACAGATGTTACTGAGCGAATTTATCCAGTCGGTCGTCTGGATTATGATACTTCTGGGTTGTTACTTTTAACGAATGATGGAAGTTTTTCACAAAAATTAACCCATCCTAAACATGAAGTAGATAAAGTCTACGTAGCAAAAATTAAAGGTGTACCAACTAAACGGGATCTATTGCCATTAGCCAAAGGCATTCGCATTGATGGCAAACGCACAGCACCAGCCAATTTTCAAATTCTTTCAGCGGATATTAAAACAGGTAGCAGTGTCGTGGAATTAACGATTCATGAAGGACGTAATCATCAAGTGAAGAAAATGTTTCAAGCTGTTGGTTTCCCTGTTCAAAAATTAAAACGTGAACGTTACGGTGAGTTGACCTTACAAGGTTTGCGACCAGGGCAATATCGTGATTTAACTAAAAAAGAAATCAGTCAATTATTAAATCAAGCTAAATAA
- a CDS encoding ECF transporter S component — translation MTKKRIKKFVEDGSLIGGFQMNNKVQKMVSIAMLAAIGTVLQFVAFPIMPAFSFLKIDFSDIPILLGMFLYGPLAGVITAFVRSLLHLFLTGLAPQNMVGDFASFLASSIFTLPIFYFFGKKKNIRTNRILGLVSGILALTIFMSIANYFVITPIYLQLYGVTTQQFLGTSLASYVAIGIVPFNLIKGLLVSGVFLVLHAKLLPWLSKKQHTIQKKTPLTK, via the coding sequence ATGACAAAGAAGCGAATCAAAAAGTTCGTTGAAGATGGGTCCTTAATTGGAGGATTTCAGATGAACAACAAGGTACAAAAAATGGTCAGCATTGCAATGTTGGCTGCAATCGGTACAGTATTACAATTTGTGGCATTTCCGATTATGCCGGCGTTTAGTTTTTTGAAAATCGATTTTAGTGATATTCCGATTCTACTCGGAATGTTCTTGTACGGACCGTTAGCAGGAGTAATTACTGCTTTTGTTCGTTCGTTGCTACACCTGTTCTTAACCGGACTAGCACCGCAAAATATGGTGGGAGATTTCGCTAGCTTTTTAGCAAGTAGTATCTTCACCTTGCCAATTTTTTATTTCTTTGGTAAAAAGAAAAATATCCGTACAAATCGGATATTGGGCTTAGTAAGTGGGATCTTAGCCTTGACAATTTTCATGAGTATTGCGAATTATTTTGTCATTACACCCATTTACTTACAATTATATGGTGTGACCACACAACAATTTTTAGGAACATCTTTAGCAAGCTATGTGGCGATTGGTATTGTGCCATTCAACCTTATTAAAGGCCTCTTAGTCAGTGGTGTTTTTCTAGTACTACATGCGAAGTTATTGCCATGGCTATCAAAAAAGCAACATACTATTCAGAAAAAAACACCGTTAACAAAATAA
- a CDS encoding zinc ribbon domain-containing protein, translating to MNESMHQEENQAQPSMNKGNESTPLRSKRSWIWVFLFVFIVLGAGSYFLGTHYFSKEQQISHFIEAIENGDAQELSKKMRTNESEFQVNPQSIKPLITYYQKNPTELKKLEKALLKDKKLHGLTIRETSQTAFFFHRYQFILTPVSVQLTTNQRGVTLAMNGREVGTSDSTTYQKELGPLAPGQYTFTATVKDSTGEPVITEEYRLLEEENYISSIPLDFKRMNFVVESNLPDADIYINDRKVGTLTNGNKTIGPLFWSKGMTIQLKKTINGEEIQTSKETIGENDFVEALSDNPTLQLNFPLASDYDARKALETFYQAFAKQVKSHTDSTEFAKKYLVGGENNPQFPSFIEALERLREKKSTDVSPDFEVTINTLQLDGKENYHVNYYLEAKNSKAKENGLRYEWINGLNDQIHLVKEPLKEGQLQFVSIDEQTLAWLEKIL from the coding sequence ATGAATGAATCAATGCATCAAGAGGAAAACCAAGCACAACCATCAATGAATAAAGGGAACGAATCTACTCCTCTCAGATCAAAAAGAAGCTGGATCTGGGTGTTTCTTTTTGTGTTCATCGTTCTTGGAGCGGGTAGCTATTTTCTCGGGACGCATTATTTTTCTAAGGAACAACAAATTTCTCATTTTATTGAAGCGATTGAGAATGGTGATGCCCAAGAATTAAGTAAAAAAATGAGGACGAACGAGTCTGAATTTCAAGTGAATCCGCAAAGCATTAAGCCCTTAATCACTTATTATCAAAAAAATCCAACTGAGCTAAAAAAATTAGAAAAAGCGCTATTAAAGGATAAAAAGCTACATGGTTTAACTATTCGTGAAACAAGTCAAACAGCATTTTTCTTTCACCGTTATCAATTCATTTTAACGCCTGTTTCTGTTCAGTTAACGACGAATCAACGCGGTGTGACGCTGGCAATGAATGGTCGGGAAGTGGGAACTTCCGACTCAACCACTTATCAAAAAGAATTGGGACCCTTAGCGCCAGGACAATATACCTTTACAGCCACAGTGAAAGATAGCACCGGCGAACCTGTTATCACAGAAGAGTATCGTTTATTAGAAGAGGAAAATTATATTTCTAGTATTCCTTTAGATTTTAAACGAATGAATTTTGTTGTGGAGAGCAATCTGCCAGACGCAGATATTTATATTAATGATCGGAAAGTTGGTACGCTAACGAATGGAAACAAAACGATTGGCCCTTTGTTCTGGTCCAAAGGGATGACGATTCAACTTAAAAAGACGATTAATGGAGAAGAAATTCAAACATCAAAAGAAACGATTGGTGAAAATGATTTTGTCGAAGCGCTCTCCGATAATCCAACGCTACAATTGAATTTTCCGTTAGCTAGCGACTATGATGCCCGCAAAGCGCTAGAAACCTTTTATCAAGCATTTGCCAAACAAGTGAAAAGTCATACGGATAGTACAGAATTTGCTAAAAAATATCTCGTTGGTGGGGAAAATAATCCTCAATTTCCTTCTTTTATTGAAGCACTTGAACGATTACGTGAAAAGAAATCGACCGATGTTTCACCAGATTTTGAAGTGACCATTAATACGCTACAATTGGATGGTAAAGAAAATTACCATGTCAATTATTATTTAGAAGCTAAAAATTCTAAAGCAAAAGAAAATGGTCTTCGTTATGAATGGATCAATGGCCTAAATGATCAAATTCATTTAGTCAAAGAACCGCTAAAAGAAGGACAATTACAGTTTGTTTCGATAGATGAGCAAACACTTGCTTGGCTCGAAAAAATACTCTAA
- a CDS encoding ferredoxin has translation MQSRLVPEKCIACGLCQVYAPNIFDYDDHGIVLFKDEPHARQQFIPENERENVLKAYRKCPTRAIEISKNEC, from the coding sequence ATGCAATCACGTTTAGTTCCTGAAAAATGTATTGCTTGTGGACTTTGTCAAGTTTATGCGCCCAATATATTTGATTATGATGATCATGGGATTGTCCTTTTTAAAGACGAGCCGCATGCTCGACAACAATTTATTCCAGAAAACGAACGCGAGAATGTGTTAAAAGCGTACCGCAAATGTCCCACGCGTGCAATAGAAATAAGCAAAAATGAGTGCTAA
- a CDS encoding helix-turn-helix domain-containing protein produces the protein MEATFILALLSHGYKVRASTLYHLLKGKRTSSVLIYGFLYDCLRFIGWWPTISEQAYFQFLEKLSKAKQIQYHKETNEIQLTKEGQLFLKEHHFSLLDYPAIDLYRFGRSDRESWQLIQFAVQVTSYLSFEEKQYIPLLSTPIPQLYLKRWLQKDKKEQRIQSIKEELLRGFELLPEAESDYLVAQLSGYQQTGKVPQQLTSDKTALEQRLWHTQAVHHLLQLIMYGGNYPALQTLVWPYLEKNLNKSMQETQRLLTEGKTLQEIAEQRKIKLSTIHDHLLELAIQGQLQASVYLEKEAILQNLAQTEQNPRLWVYRDWRAQEATLSYLDFRLYQIQQIWQEKE, from the coding sequence ATGGAAGCAACTTTTATTTTAGCGTTATTATCTCATGGATACAAGGTACGTGCATCAACTTTGTATCATCTTTTAAAAGGCAAACGGACTAGCTCTGTTTTGATTTATGGGTTTTTATATGATTGTTTACGATTCATTGGCTGGTGGCCAACGATTTCCGAACAAGCCTATTTTCAATTTCTTGAAAAACTTTCGAAGGCGAAACAAATTCAGTATCACAAAGAGACAAATGAGATTCAACTAACAAAAGAAGGGCAACTATTTTTAAAGGAGCACCATTTTTCGTTGCTGGATTATCCTGCAATTGATCTTTATCGTTTTGGCAGAAGTGATCGAGAAAGTTGGCAACTCATTCAATTTGCCGTGCAAGTGACTTCGTATTTATCATTTGAGGAAAAACAGTATATTCCACTTTTATCAACACCGATTCCGCAACTATATTTGAAACGATGGTTACAAAAAGACAAGAAAGAGCAGCGCATTCAATCAATCAAAGAAGAACTGTTGCGAGGGTTTGAGTTACTACCTGAAGCAGAAAGCGACTATTTGGTTGCGCAACTTTCTGGTTATCAGCAAACTGGCAAAGTTCCTCAGCAATTAACAAGCGATAAGACAGCTCTTGAACAGCGTTTGTGGCACACGCAAGCGGTTCATCATTTACTGCAGTTGATAATGTACGGAGGAAACTATCCTGCTTTACAAACGCTTGTATGGCCGTATCTAGAAAAAAATCTAAACAAAAGTATGCAAGAAACCCAACGATTGTTAACGGAAGGCAAGACGCTTCAAGAAATTGCTGAGCAACGAAAAATAAAACTGAGTACCATTCATGATCATCTATTAGAGTTGGCTATTCAAGGGCAGCTGCAGGCGTCTGTTTATCTTGAAAAGGAGGCAATACTCCAAAACTTGGCTCAAACAGAACAAAATCCGCGGTTGTGGGTGTATCGGGATTGGCGAGCGCAAGAAGCGACGCTTTCTTATTTAGATTTCCGCTTATATCAAATCCAACAAATTTGGCAAGAAAAGGAGTGA
- a CDS encoding RecQ family ATP-dependent DNA helicase, translated as MLLTLEQELFTRFGYAAFKPGQKEVITNLLDGMNTLAVLPTGTGKSLCYQFVGQKLEGLTVIVSPLLSLMEDQVRQLQRQGIKGAVALNSTLQYSEKRYILAKMFQYDYLFLSPEMLLQQEVLSVLQRQKIALFVVDEAHCVYQWGVDFRPEYSKLDLVQKQLDFPLTLALTATATPVVQHAIIKQLFSHGSYQEVLSSVNRKNIGLFVKETSEKEEVLLDYLSKTAGKIIIYCATRNKTEQISQLIQAKTSFKVAYYHGGLEASERSRLQEQFIDNQIDILCATNAFGMGIDKPDVRGVIHFDLPDSLENYLQEIGRAGRDGQKSWALLLYKKGDEFIHRFFLEETRANRATLKSLIEGEEQAGLLENATELQQKWVQGYLAKDYSFEELEHRLEEKEKDRQAQLRGMLTYIETTTCRRTLIQTYFQESIVKQSLETCCDNCALFFDIYQDSIVKSNKTSNQNEEGWRSKFLKLFKERD; from the coding sequence GTGTTGTTGACATTAGAACAAGAATTATTCACTCGATTTGGTTATGCAGCGTTTAAGCCTGGTCAAAAAGAAGTGATTACAAACTTACTTGACGGTATGAATACATTGGCTGTTTTGCCAACAGGCACTGGCAAATCATTGTGTTATCAATTTGTGGGCCAAAAGTTAGAGGGACTAACGGTAATTGTTTCTCCCTTACTTTCGTTAATGGAAGATCAGGTGCGTCAATTACAAAGACAAGGAATTAAAGGTGCGGTTGCCTTAAACAGTACGTTACAGTATTCAGAAAAGCGTTATATTTTAGCGAAAATGTTCCAATATGATTATCTGTTTTTAAGCCCAGAAATGCTTTTGCAGCAAGAAGTACTTAGTGTGTTACAACGCCAAAAAATTGCATTATTTGTGGTGGATGAAGCCCATTGTGTTTATCAGTGGGGCGTCGATTTTCGCCCTGAATATAGTAAATTAGATCTGGTCCAAAAACAGCTAGACTTTCCTTTGACCTTGGCGTTAACTGCCACAGCGACACCCGTTGTACAGCACGCAATTATAAAACAATTATTTTCTCATGGTAGCTATCAAGAAGTTCTTTCTTCAGTGAATCGAAAAAATATTGGCTTGTTCGTGAAGGAAACGTCAGAAAAAGAAGAAGTGTTACTAGATTACTTATCTAAAACGGCTGGTAAAATCATTATCTATTGCGCCACGCGCAACAAAACAGAACAAATTAGTCAACTTATTCAGGCGAAAACCAGTTTTAAGGTAGCCTATTATCATGGGGGCTTGGAGGCTAGTGAACGTAGTCGCTTGCAAGAACAATTTATTGATAATCAAATCGATATTCTTTGTGCAACGAATGCTTTTGGGATGGGAATCGACAAACCTGATGTTCGTGGAGTGATTCATTTTGATTTGCCTGATAGCTTAGAAAATTACCTGCAGGAAATCGGGCGAGCTGGACGTGATGGTCAAAAAAGTTGGGCGCTATTATTGTATAAAAAAGGGGATGAATTTATTCATCGGTTTTTCTTAGAAGAGACAAGAGCGAATCGAGCGACCTTAAAATCGCTGATTGAAGGAGAAGAACAAGCAGGTTTGTTAGAAAATGCCACCGAGTTACAACAAAAATGGGTTCAAGGCTATTTAGCCAAGGATTATTCTTTTGAAGAGCTAGAGCATCGTTTAGAGGAGAAAGAAAAAGATCGTCAAGCACAATTAAGAGGGATGCTGACGTATATTGAAACCACAACCTGTCGAAGAACGTTGATTCAAACTTATTTTCAAGAATCGATTGTAAAACAATCACTGGAAACTTGTTGTGATAATTGTGCGTTATTCTTTGACATTTACCAAGATTCAATAGTAAAATCGAACAAGACTAGCAATCAAAATGAAGAAGGTTGGCGTTCTAAATTTCTAAAATTATTTAAAGAACGTGATTAA
- a CDS encoding LysM peptidoglycan-binding domain-containing protein: MSKKDKKKNQAREPWEQSIYEPDQNGGGSRLAKRQQQRGNSLFLTVLVILLLLIIAIPIGTFLWMMQDKKPNESASKNSQPSSSLVQSSSKEKKKESTSKSVESSEPASSQPAENTTPSSSDAAAQQQQDQQAQQQQQQQQEQQQQQEAQNQQQQQAQNQQPVYDTVQSGEGARQVAERNGMTLEQILALNPGIDTSVFYPGQPLRIK; this comes from the coding sequence GTGAGTAAAAAGGACAAAAAGAAAAACCAAGCTCGTGAGCCATGGGAACAATCAATTTATGAACCTGATCAAAATGGTGGTGGTTCTCGTTTAGCAAAACGCCAACAGCAACGAGGAAATTCATTATTTCTAACTGTTTTAGTTATTTTGCTATTATTAATTATTGCCATTCCAATTGGGACTTTCTTATGGATGATGCAAGACAAGAAACCGAACGAAAGTGCTAGCAAAAATAGCCAGCCATCTTCTTCATTAGTCCAATCATCATCAAAAGAGAAGAAAAAAGAAAGTACGTCAAAATCAGTGGAAAGCTCAGAACCAGCAAGCAGCCAACCAGCTGAAAATACAACACCTTCAAGTTCTGATGCTGCTGCACAGCAACAACAGGACCAACAAGCACAACAACAGCAACAGCAACAACAAGAGCAGCAACAACAACAAGAAGCTCAAAATCAACAACAGCAACAAGCGCAGAACCAACAACCTGTTTATGATACCGTTCAAAGTGGTGAAGGGGCACGTCAAGTTGCCGAACGTAACGGAATGACATTAGAACAAATTTTAGCGTTAAATCCTGGGATTGATACATCTGTGTTTTATCCGGGACAACCATTACGTATTAAATAA
- the cmk gene encoding (d)CMP kinase: protein MGKISIAIDGPASSGKSTVAKILAKQLNYVYCDTGAMYRAITYLALQNQIDIQAEEPLVALCVNHTISFQQAENGQRVFIDGHEVTEAIRQPDVTNAVSAVSKHAKVREEMVALQQKIGQAGGVVMDGRDIGTAVLPKAEVKIFLVASVEERAERRFKENQEKGIETDFETLKAEIERRDYLDSTREVSPLVQASDAVKIDTTGLTIEEVVAAIQNVIKQKGFELF, encoded by the coding sequence ATGGGGAAAATCAGTATTGCTATTGACGGACCAGCTTCGTCAGGCAAAAGTACAGTTGCAAAAATTTTAGCAAAACAATTGAATTATGTGTATTGTGACACGGGTGCCATGTACCGAGCGATTACGTATCTGGCCTTGCAAAATCAAATCGACATTCAAGCGGAAGAGCCATTAGTAGCGCTTTGTGTCAACCACACTATTTCTTTTCAGCAAGCAGAGAATGGCCAACGTGTTTTTATCGACGGTCATGAAGTGACCGAAGCGATTCGCCAGCCAGATGTAACGAATGCTGTTTCAGCTGTTTCAAAACATGCAAAAGTTAGAGAAGAAATGGTGGCGTTACAACAGAAAATTGGTCAAGCCGGCGGAGTTGTCATGGATGGTCGAGATATTGGTACTGCAGTTTTACCAAAGGCCGAAGTAAAGATATTCTTGGTGGCTAGCGTTGAAGAACGTGCAGAACGTCGTTTTAAAGAAAATCAAGAAAAAGGGATTGAGACGGATTTTGAAACCTTGAAGGCGGAGATTGAACGTCGGGATTATTTAGATTCAACCAGAGAAGTATCACCCCTTGTCCAAGCAAGTGATGCTGTGAAAATCGATACAACAGGGTTGACGATTGAAGAAGTCGTCGCCGCCATACAAAATGTGATTAAACAAAAAGGTTTTGAACTTTTTTAA
- the rpsA gene encoding 30S ribosomal protein S1 has translation MTDFEDKQVANNETMEDAMNSVQEVSVGDIVKGEVLAIEDKQVVVGIEGAGVEGVVPAKELSTLPVEDVHELVKVGDVLDLVVITSIGKDKENGSYLLSKRRLDAKKVWEEIEQDFQAGKVIEAPVTNVVKGGLVVDVGVRGFVPASMVEDHFVADFSEYKGQTLAFKIIEIEPSENRLILSHKAVVEAEKESKKEELLSSLHDGDVVEGKVARLTDFGAFIDLGGVDGLVHVSEIAHQHVGKPSDALTVGEDVQVKILSINPEEGRISLSIKETLPGPWTDIETKAAAGTVLDGTVKRLTSFGAFVEVFPGVEGLVHISQISHKHIATPHEVLHEGDQVQVKVLEVNPEEHRIALSIKALEPKPESQEEPKEEQEYELPEENIGFTMGDILGDALSDAKEEE, from the coding sequence ATGACAGATTTTGAAGACAAACAAGTAGCAAACAACGAAACAATGGAAGATGCAATGAACAGCGTTCAAGAAGTCAGTGTTGGCGATATTGTTAAAGGCGAAGTTTTAGCCATTGAAGACAAACAAGTTGTTGTCGGCATTGAAGGAGCGGGCGTTGAAGGCGTTGTTCCTGCAAAGGAATTATCGACTTTACCAGTTGAAGATGTACACGAACTTGTGAAAGTCGGTGATGTGTTAGATTTAGTTGTTATCACATCAATTGGCAAAGATAAAGAAAACGGCAGTTATTTACTGTCAAAACGCCGTTTAGATGCTAAAAAAGTTTGGGAAGAAATTGAACAAGATTTCCAAGCGGGCAAAGTAATCGAAGCACCTGTTACAAATGTTGTTAAAGGTGGTTTGGTTGTTGATGTCGGTGTTCGCGGATTTGTTCCTGCCTCAATGGTTGAAGATCATTTTGTTGCAGATTTTTCTGAATATAAAGGTCAAACACTAGCATTTAAAATTATTGAAATCGAACCTTCAGAAAACCGCTTAATTCTTTCACATAAAGCAGTTGTTGAAGCTGAAAAAGAATCGAAAAAAGAAGAATTACTTTCTTCTTTACATGACGGAGACGTTGTTGAAGGGAAAGTAGCTCGTTTAACAGATTTCGGCGCATTCATTGATTTAGGTGGCGTGGATGGTTTAGTTCATGTTTCTGAAATTGCTCATCAGCATGTGGGCAAACCAAGTGATGCGTTAACTGTTGGCGAAGACGTTCAAGTAAAAATTCTTTCAATTAATCCAGAAGAAGGACGTATTTCTTTATCTATTAAAGAAACATTGCCTGGACCATGGACAGATATCGAAACAAAAGCAGCCGCTGGGACTGTTTTAGATGGCACAGTAAAACGCCTAACAAGCTTCGGTGCCTTTGTGGAAGTTTTCCCTGGTGTGGAAGGATTAGTGCATATTTCTCAAATTTCTCACAAGCACATTGCAACGCCTCATGAAGTCCTTCATGAAGGGGATCAAGTACAAGTGAAAGTTTTAGAAGTTAATCCAGAGGAACATCGTATTGCTTTAAGTATCAAAGCGTTAGAACCAAAACCTGAGTCTCAAGAAGAACCAAAAGAAGAACAGGAATATGAATTGCCTGAAGAAAATATTGGCTTTACCATGGGCGATATTTTAGGTGACGCTTTATCTGATGCGAAAGAAGAGGAATAA
- the der gene encoding ribosome biogenesis GTPase Der codes for MANPTIAIVGRPNVGKSTIFNRIAGERISIVEDTPGVTRDRIYTTGEWLGREFSIIDTGGIDLGDEPFMDQIKHQAEIAIDEADVIIFVASGREGITDADELVAKILYRSNKPVILAVNKVDNPEMRNDIYEFYALGLGDPFPVSGSHGLGIGDVLDEAVKHFPNTSEEEDEDTIKFSLIGRPNVGKSSLINAILGEDRVIVSDIEGTTRDAIDTYFESEEGQKFLMIDTAGMRKRGKVYESTEKYSVMRAMRAIERSDIVLMVLNAEEGIREQDKRVAGYAHEAGRGIIIVVNKWDTVKKDTNTMRDFEAEIRDEFQYLDYAPIIFVSALTKQRLNKLPELIETVSMNQNLRIPSALLNDVVMDAVAINPTPTDKGKRLKIFYATQVAVKPPTFVIFVNEEELMHFSYARFLENQIRKAFTFEGTPIKIIPRRRK; via the coding sequence ATGGCAAATCCAACTATTGCGATTGTCGGTAGACCGAATGTCGGTAAATCGACTATTTTTAACCGCATTGCCGGTGAGCGTATCTCGATTGTAGAAGATACTCCTGGCGTAACACGCGACCGTATTTATACAACTGGAGAATGGTTAGGGCGTGAATTTAGTATTATTGATACAGGTGGGATTGATTTAGGTGACGAACCATTTATGGACCAAATCAAACACCAAGCAGAAATTGCGATTGATGAAGCAGATGTGATTATCTTTGTTGCTAGTGGCCGTGAAGGAATTACTGATGCAGATGAGTTAGTAGCAAAAATTTTATATCGTAGTAATAAACCAGTGATCTTAGCTGTTAATAAAGTTGACAATCCTGAAATGCGTAATGATATTTATGAATTTTATGCTTTAGGACTAGGGGATCCTTTCCCAGTTTCTGGTAGTCACGGGTTAGGCATTGGCGATGTGTTAGACGAAGCAGTTAAACATTTTCCTAACACTTCAGAAGAAGAGGACGAAGATACAATTAAATTTAGTTTAATCGGGCGTCCAAATGTCGGTAAATCATCATTGATTAATGCTATTCTTGGTGAAGATCGCGTGATTGTTTCAGATATTGAAGGAACAACGCGAGATGCAATCGATACGTATTTTGAATCTGAAGAAGGTCAAAAGTTCTTAATGATTGATACAGCTGGTATGCGTAAACGTGGAAAAGTATACGAATCAACTGAAAAATATAGCGTCATGCGCGCAATGCGGGCGATTGAACGCTCAGACATTGTTTTAATGGTCTTGAATGCAGAAGAAGGTATTCGTGAGCAAGACAAGCGTGTGGCGGGCTATGCCCATGAAGCAGGTCGCGGTATTATTATCGTGGTCAACAAATGGGATACAGTCAAAAAAGATACAAATACAATGCGTGATTTTGAAGCGGAAATTCGTGATGAATTCCAATATTTAGATTATGCACCCATTATTTTTGTGTCTGCATTAACCAAACAACGTTTAAACAAACTGCCTGAACTAATTGAAACAGTAAGTATGAATCAAAACTTACGAATTCCTTCAGCGTTGTTAAATGACGTTGTAATGGATGCTGTAGCAATTAATCCAACACCAACCGATAAAGGAAAACGTTTGAAGATTTTTTATGCAACACAAGTGGCAGTCAAACCACCTACATTTGTTATTTTTGTCAACGAAGAAGAACTAATGCACTTTTCTTATGCCCGGTTTTTAGAAAATCAAATCAGAAAAGCATTTACGTTTGAGGGCACGCCGATTAAAATCATTCCGCGACGCCGAAAATAG
- a CDS encoding HU family DNA-binding protein — translation MANKAELIENVASSTGLTKKDATAAVDAVFSTIQETLAKGEKVQLIGFGNFEVRERAARKGRNPQTGQEIQIAASKVPAFKPGKALKDAVK, via the coding sequence ATGGCAAATAAAGCAGAATTAATCGAAAACGTTGCATCTTCAACTGGTTTAACTAAAAAAGATGCTACTGCAGCAGTAGACGCTGTCTTTTCAACAATTCAAGAAACTCTTGCTAAAGGTGAAAAAGTTCAATTAATCGGTTTTGGTAACTTTGAAGTTCGCGAACGCGCAGCTCGTAAAGGACGTAACCCACAAACTGGACAAGAAATTCAAATCGCTGCAAGCAAAGTACCTGCATTCAAACCAGGTAAAGCATTGAAAGATGCAGTGAAATAA